In the genome of Gadus morhua chromosome 14, gadMor3.0, whole genome shotgun sequence, one region contains:
- the kctd15b gene encoding BTB/POZ domain-containing protein kctd15 isoform X2 — MFETEGRSMSRLSLTRSPVSPLATQGIPLPAQLTKSNAPVHIDVGGHMYTSSLATLTKYPDSRISRLFNGTEPIVLDSLKQHYFIDRDGEIFRYILSFLRTSKLLLPDDFKVGPASPPPQPGTSSGVPLPLSGGTDLYEGMWSFI; from the exons ATGTTCGAAACG GAAGGAAGAAGCATGTCGCGCCTGTCTCTGACGCGGTCCCCGGTATCTCCCCTGGCCACGCAAGGGATCCCTCTCCCGGCGCAGCTCACCAAGTCCAACGCCCCGGTGCACATCGACGTGGGCGGACACATGTACACCAGCAGCCTGGCCACGCTCACCAAGTACCCGGACTCCAG AATAAGCCGTCTGTTCAACGGGACGGAGCCCATCGTGTTGGACAGCTTGAAGCAGCACTACTTCATCGACCGCGACGGCGAGATCTTCCGCTACATCCTCAGCTTCCTGCGGACCAGCAAACTGCTGCTGCCCGACGACTTCAAGGTAGGTCCGGCCTCGCCCCCCCCACAGCCAGGGACCTCCTCTGgggtccccctccctctctccggggGAACCGACCTCTATGAGGGGATGTGGTCGTTTATATAG
- the kctd15b gene encoding BTB/POZ domain-containing protein kctd15 isoform X1, translating to MMRWAGWMEGRSMSRLSLTRSPVSPLATQGIPLPAQLTKSNAPVHIDVGGHMYTSSLATLTKYPDSRISRLFNGTEPIVLDSLKQHYFIDRDGEIFRYILSFLRTSKLLLPDDFKVGPASPPPQPGTSSGVPLPLSGGTDLYEGMWSFI from the exons ATGATGCGGTGGGCCGGTTGGATG GAAGGAAGAAGCATGTCGCGCCTGTCTCTGACGCGGTCCCCGGTATCTCCCCTGGCCACGCAAGGGATCCCTCTCCCGGCGCAGCTCACCAAGTCCAACGCCCCGGTGCACATCGACGTGGGCGGACACATGTACACCAGCAGCCTGGCCACGCTCACCAAGTACCCGGACTCCAG AATAAGCCGTCTGTTCAACGGGACGGAGCCCATCGTGTTGGACAGCTTGAAGCAGCACTACTTCATCGACCGCGACGGCGAGATCTTCCGCTACATCCTCAGCTTCCTGCGGACCAGCAAACTGCTGCTGCCCGACGACTTCAAGGTAGGTCCGGCCTCGCCCCCCCCACAGCCAGGGACCTCCTCTGgggtccccctccctctctccggggGAACCGACCTCTATGAGGGGATGTGGTCGTTTATATAG
- the kctd15b gene encoding BTB/POZ domain-containing protein kctd15 isoform X3 yields MYKEGRSMSRLSLTRSPVSPLATQGIPLPAQLTKSNAPVHIDVGGHMYTSSLATLTKYPDSRISRLFNGTEPIVLDSLKQHYFIDRDGEIFRYILSFLRTSKLLLPDDFKVGPASPPPQPGTSSGVPLPLSGGTDLYEGMWSFI; encoded by the exons ATGTACAAG GAAGGAAGAAGCATGTCGCGCCTGTCTCTGACGCGGTCCCCGGTATCTCCCCTGGCCACGCAAGGGATCCCTCTCCCGGCGCAGCTCACCAAGTCCAACGCCCCGGTGCACATCGACGTGGGCGGACACATGTACACCAGCAGCCTGGCCACGCTCACCAAGTACCCGGACTCCAG AATAAGCCGTCTGTTCAACGGGACGGAGCCCATCGTGTTGGACAGCTTGAAGCAGCACTACTTCATCGACCGCGACGGCGAGATCTTCCGCTACATCCTCAGCTTCCTGCGGACCAGCAAACTGCTGCTGCCCGACGACTTCAAGGTAGGTCCGGCCTCGCCCCCCCCACAGCCAGGGACCTCCTCTGgggtccccctccctctctccggggGAACCGACCTCTATGAGGGGATGTGGTCGTTTATATAG
- the chst8 gene encoding carbohydrate sulfotransferase 8, with product MLLCSFWFLLLFAAGGLVLFSHLQDLSEMVPQEAPGVKLGATQRQSRETLCTQDGESTKPGGTEQHRPPSAVDLLSSPIPPMQFPDFERSRHSAVPSFQEQDASAVHVNRRHRKLLKTSPAMQHSNNLSTSSSTSSSSSSSSSSSSSSLSSSLTPELLVRSSRIQHARQKLMKEICAKYKSSISRTVTPNDVSHIYVENKYKLLYCEVPKAGCSNWKRILIVLAGKAADTQSLKHDAVHYGNHLNTLVSYSRPDILQRLKSYTKVAFVREPLERLVSAYRDKLESPNTYYHSLFGKPIIAKYRANASKEALSTGDGVTFPEFVQYLLDVHRPVGMDIHWEPANQLCNPCLLDYDFIGKFENMEEESNFLLRQTGAPSNLTMPTLKDRNPGAQRTTRELTLKYFSQVSAWERQRLYDFYYMDYLMFNYSKPFSDLY from the exons gggtGAAGCTGGGAGCGACTCAGCGCCAATCCAGAGAG ACTCTCTGCACCCAGGACGGAGAGAGCACCAAGCCTGGGGGCACGGAGCAGCACCGCCCCCCCTCCGCCGTGGACCTGCTCTCCAGCCCCATCCCCCCCATGCAGTTCCCCGACTTTGAGAGGAGCCGACACTCGGCCGTCCCCAGCTTCCAGGAGCAGGACGCCAGCGCCGTGCACGTCAACCGGAGGCACCGCAAGCTGCTGAAGACCAGCCCGGCGATGCAGCACTCCAACAAcctgtccacctcctcctccacttcctcctcctcttcctcctcctcttcctcctcctcctcctccctctcctcctctctgaccccgGAGCTCCTCGTCCGCTCCTCCCGCATCCAGCACGCCCGTCAGAAGCTGATGAAGGAGATCTGCGCCAAGTACAAGAGCAGCATCTCTCGGACGGTCACGCCCAACGACGTGTCGCACATCTACGTGGAGAACAAGTACAAGCTGCTGTACTGCGAGGTGCCCAAGGCGGGCTGCTCCAACTGGAAGAGGATCCTGATCGTGCTGGCGGGCAAGGCGGCGGACACGCAGAGCCTGAAGCACGACGCCGTTCACTACGGCAACCACCTGAACACGCTGGTCAGCTACAGCCGGCCGGACATCCTGCAGCGGCTCAAGAGCTACACCAAGGTGGCCTTCGTCCGCGAGCCGCTGGAGAGGCTGGTGTCCGCCTACCGGGACAAGCTGGAGAGCCCCAACACCTACTACCACTCGCTGTTCGGGAAGCCCATCATCGCCAAGTACCGCGCCAACGCCTCCAAGGAGGCCCTGAGCACGGGCGACGGCGTCACCTTCCCCGAGTTCGTCCAGTACCTGCTGGATGTCCACCGGCCGGTCGGCATGGACATCCACTGGGAGCCGGCCAACCAGCTCTGCAACCCCTGCCTGCTGGACTACGACTTCATTGGGAAGTTTgagaacatggaggaggagTCCAACTTCCTGCTGCGGCAGACGGGGGCCCCCAGCAACCTGACCATGCCCACGCTGAAGGACAGGAACCCGGGGGCCCAGAGGACCACCAGGGAACTCACGCTCAAGTACTTCTCCCAGGTGAGCGCGTGGGAGAGGCAGCGACTCTATGATTTCTACTACATGGACTACTTGATGTTCAACTACTCCAAGCCCTTCAGCGATTTGTACTGa